One Nymphaea colorata isolate Beijing-Zhang1983 chromosome 12, ASM883128v2, whole genome shotgun sequence genomic window, AAGAAAGTTGAAATGAATTGGATTCGAACATAGgtgtttctttttatctttcatcATGGTTTATCTGATCTGGGTCTTAGGTGATGGGTTTTTCTGTTGAGGTTTAGGTGACCTTTCGTGATCCTGAAGCTGCAAGGAGAGCTTGCCTAGATCCTAATCCTGTCATAGATGGGAGGAGAGCTAACTGTAACTTGGCTTCTCTTGGATGCTCACAGCCCCCACCACCTGCTGGTAGGTTCTCTAATATTTGAATGAGACAAGTTTATCAGCCTCAGTTACAAAAGTTGTGCAACTTAATCTGACTGTGTGTGAGTTTTAAGTTGGAAATGCTGGATTATTAACTTGCTAAAGCCAACTCAGCTGGCCCTAAAATCATTTGGACCTTATCATGCCCAAATAAGCCAAAGGTATGCATGCTAAATTGGACAAACTCAAACCAGGTTTTGAGTTGGATGTTCTAATCCTTGAGTTGCAGTTTTGAGAAACTAAAGTTTTCACCGTAGCAACTGATTTTTATGTGACTAAGAATTTGATTATTCAAAATGTCGAcctccttttccatttttgcaCTCGCTGGGGCTtctgaatgattaaaatgaaagtaAAATGTAAATTCGCTTATTCTGTGTCTGCAACTATTCTTGTCAGAAAGATGTTCTTTCCTTTTATCCATTTAGCATCCCTGTTGGGCCATTAGCTTTGAGAAACCTTGTGTTTGTTGCTTAAAGGGGCTGTAAGTATAGATTTTACATGGTGATGTCATGTTTAATTACATACATATGCATTTCCtgaaaaatttatgaatttgGAAATGTGCATGAAATGTGTTGTTTTtgctcttttttgttttgcagcTCACTCTGAAGGCATTTACTTCAGAAGTTCCCAAGCGCCTCATCCATATAGAGGAATATCATCTCATCTGCAGCCATTTCCTTACGGCTACCAGCAAAGAGTTTTGTATTATCCATATGGGTGAGTCCTTTATTTATCGTTATTATGTTAGATGATTGGATTCCTTTCGACATATTTGCTTCATGGACAGTCATATGAGAATCTTAAGTTCAGCACTCAAGATGGGAGATTAACTGGAAAAATGAACGATATGAATGCAGGTATGTCACATACAGAGATGAGCATCTGTATTCCCATGGACATGGTCCACCAGTTGCATATGGTGGATATCATTACCCCCAGCTATTCGCAAGAAATCCTCATACAAATTCATCTGTTCCTCCATTTATACAACCAAATTATTTTCTTGTACCTGGACATGGATATGATTCACAACAAGGAAGTGGTGTGCCTGATCAATCTCTACCTCATTCTAGTCCGCAGGATGTTGACACTGTGACCATTGCTCAGCCATCTGGAGATGTACATTCTACCAGTCAATCACCCAGCGCCTCAACAGGTGAAACTTTTGTCTGGTACTTTTAGTCGTACCAAGTATGAACCATGTTATGGTTATTCTGTTTATCATTGGACTTTCCCGGTCAGTCTGTTCCAGGCTTCAGAATATTTCATTTGACAGAAAAGTTTCATAAGTCAAGTGAACGATGAAGAGTAAACGAACCTGAGACCTGAGTGCATAACAGGCTCGGAGGATTTCCATCTTATCATCTGCATATGTAGTTTACTTGATTTCCCTTGGGAATATGATGCATCCTGGGTTGTGTCTTGCCATCTTTGCACTTTGTCAGTAATTTTCATCTCAACACAGGCCAAGTCTGAACATCATTAAAGCTTATGCCGTTGTTT contains:
- the LOC116266404 gene encoding uncharacterized protein LOC116266404 isoform X1, with the protein product MATSIPSARSRFGDTTFTKIFVGGLAWETQSRGLQKHFEQFGEILEAAVIIDKKSGRSKGYGFVTFRDPEAARRACLDPNPVIDGRRANCNLASLGCSQPPPPAAHSEGIYFRSSQAPHPYRGISSHLQPFPYGYQQRVLYYPYGYVTYRDEHLYSHGHGPPVAYGGYHYPQLFARNPHTNSSVPPFIQPNYFLVPGHGYDSQQGSGVPDQSLPHSSPQDVDTVTIAQPSGDVHSTSQSPSASTASPQSIVPAHGEEYMQGATGLESNIT
- the LOC116266404 gene encoding uncharacterized protein LOC116266404 isoform X2; the protein is MATSIPSARSRFGDTTFTKIFVGGLAWETQSRGLQKHFEQFGEILEAAVIIDKKSGRSKGYGFVTFRDPEAARRACLDPNPVIDGRRANCNLASLGCSQPPPPAAHSEGIYFRSSQAPHPYRGISSHLQPFPYGYQQRVLYYPYGYVTYRDEHLYSHGHGPPVAYGGYHYPQLFARNPHTNSSVPPFIQPNYFLVPGHGYDSQQGSGVPDQSLPHSSPQDVDTVTIAQPSGDVHSTSQSPSASTEKFHKSSER